Genomic window (Pyrus communis chromosome 13, drPyrComm1.1, whole genome shotgun sequence):
ATAAGTTAGTATGAATATGTTTTCCACTTCTTTGTCAATTATACACGTTGATGTCCGAAATTTGTTCatcaatattaaaattatgaatACAATCACACTAAAACGTGAGTTTACGTGTTCAACTCAATCACAGCAACAGTAGTAAACCATAGAACATAATTATCCAGGCTTTTGTTGAAAATACATGTTCGCGAGCTAGCTGTTACATGAACTTGATGTCGAATGAAATTTAAAGAACAATTAGAATTAGTAATTCATGAGAAGTTTAAGGCTTGAGATTTTATGTAATTATATAGACCGCAGTCAAAACTAAGATAAGGTGCCAGCCTCAAATCTTACTATGTCGAATTGTCATTGACTAAAACATGAAGACTTATCACCAAATTACACATATTATAGATGTCTTTACTAACTATGCAGAGTTACACCTTTAAATACCATTACAATTTCCTATCGATCGACCAGCACCTGTAACCCTACACCCTCTCTTCTTACACCTAGAAGGCCTTAACAATAATCTCGCACCCTGGTTTCGCATTATTCGAAAAATCTCCttcaccccccccccctctctctctctatatctcTACCATCCATGCTAAAAAAATGTTGCTGCTGTTTCTGCATCATTGTTGTAGTACTCGGTGCTCTCAGCTTAACGGCTTGTTTCGCGGTTCGTCAATTCAGCCCTTCTAAATCGATAATTTACCAGGTCACTGATGCTTCGCTGACGCAATTCAACCTGACGGCAACCAACAACACCATCCTATACAATCTGTCCCTCAACATGACTGTTCAAAACCGTAACAAATGGAATGACTTCCACTATGAACATTTTGAAGCCGTTCCTAGTTATAAGAACCAGGGTTTGAGTAAAAGTATTTTGGAACCATTCGGGGTGGCGCACAGGGATACGTACGATTTGAATCCATTGTTCAAGGGACTACGACCGGTGACGGCTCTTACGAATGAGGAGGCTTCAAATTTTAGGAATAGTACAGTTTTTGATATCACGTTGAAGATCTATTTTAAGTATTGGACCAAAATTGCTGTGTACAAGGATGAGAAGGAGCTCCAGATGGCTTGCTATGTGAAGGTTCCATTGAGTTCTAGCGGAAAACCAGCTGAAAATTTTCAGAGCACCAAATGTGATAAGGCCGACCATTAAATTTGTTTCACGTTTAGTTTACAGTAGATTATCTTTTTTGTATCGATCGGTTGTCATTTCAAGACAAGGTATATAGGAaatttttgtttcccaaattagGAAAACAAATTCTTTATTATATTGGTATGACTACTTTTTTCCTTActtcttattattttaaaattaatatcaaaccaCGACCATTAATATgcaaaaagttgaggtttcattataaaatcaattaaCAATTATTTGGAGTAGCTCAACTTatttataagctcatgcaaaaTCTCTCCTGCTATCAATGCAGTGTTGCAGTTGTGCTCTAAAAGCCAATTTTGTAATATTAGATATTATGTAACAACTCCATATTAATCAATTTTGTAATATTAGATATTGTGTAACAACTTCATTCACAAGTATTGGTCACGAGTATTGGTTTTatattatagagataatatatgAGGTCGTAAGATTTAAGATATGGAAGCAATGTTctacaaaaaatttataaaaaataaaaatgaaaataaaaaatccttaAACAAAGTTCCTAGCCGTTTAGAATGTCAAACGAACATTGACTATCCGGTAAGATCAGTGTACATCACATTAAAGTTATCATGGTCTCATGCTACGCGTGTTTGACATGTGGTGGATATACAATGCTTGTCTGTTGAACAAGTTTACTGAACACTGATTGCCTGGGAAGCTTAAACGTATGGATGTTTATCACCTGTCAAACGTTACAAAGCTTTGGATTGTAGTATGCAAGTAGTTCTtagacctgaggcatcattggaTATCATGTGCTTATTGATATAATGGTATGTTGACTATCTAGTAAGATCGGTGTACATCGCATTAAAGTTATCATGGTCTCGTGCTACGCGTGTTTGACATGTGGTGGATATACAATGCTTGTCTATTGAACAAGTTTACTGAACACTGACTGCCTGAGAAGCTTAAACATATGGATGTTTATCACATGTCAAACGTTACAAAGCTTTGGATTGTATTATGCAAGTTGTTCTtagacctgaggcatcattggaTATCGTGTGCTTATAGATATAAACTTTGACTTCATATCAAAGCCCTCACTCCTTTGCATGGCCAACAAGGTGTTGCTTGGGTTCATGTAGATGAGTATGGAGATATATGAAATAAAGAATCTATCACATTCTAGtaattgtttgataaaatgaGATATTCCTTGAAACTACTTGAAGATTCATCTCAGAAATGAAATACAAAGAATACAATGCTCTAACTAACTTGACTAAATCTAAGTCTTCATATAACATTTAATAATTAGTAATTGTTACATTCCTGGCttgaaatttttcattttttatttattatttttgcaaaaattttAAACCACATTAATCAAAACTCAGTTGTGTGCGGCTGGCCTCAAAAGTTGGTGTTCTTAAATTTACGAACACTAGATTAACGCGGAGTTTTCGAAAATACAGACAAATATAATGCATGTATTTACTAATTTTGCATATTATCCTTGCCTAATAAATAGCCATTATAAAGACACCACACCGGGCATTTGTACCCTCTTTTCCTCTGTGGCCTACGTGTGAATTCAACGAGAACTCAGAATCTCGCACTCAAGTTTCCAGCCCTCTTGAAGAACAAAATCTTTTGAGGGGGTTGGTGCTGGTGATGCAAATATAGAAAGAATCTTCCACTCTTTCTGTAATTAAGCAATACAAATAATATTCCTTCATCAACCATGGCTTGCAATTGGAAAAAATGTTGCTGCTTTTGTTGCATCCTCATGATAGTTTTCGTCATTGCCCTCGGCGTCGCTGTTATCGTTGTTCGCGAATACAGCCCTAAACGTGGGATCAAGTACGAGGTGACTGATGCGTCTCTGACCCAATTCAACTTGACAAGCGATAAAATCCTCAAATTCAACTTAGAGGTCACGATAAATGTCGAAAACCCTAATAAAAGGTCGGACTTCCACTACGAGAAATTCGAAGCCGTTGCGTCTTACAAGCAAGACAGTTTAATGAGCGTTAGCATCGACCCCTTCGAGGTAGAGCACAAGGATAAGCATCCGGTGAGGGCATTGTTCAAGGGGGAGCAAAAGATGTCTCTTCCGAATGATGAGGTTTCAAAGATGAAGACTAGTACGGTTTATGATATCGTTTTGAAGTTGAAGGTCAAGCATTGGGCAAAGTATGCTACAATCAAGATTCATGAGAATATGAAGATGGCATGCAACTTGAAGGTCCATTTGAATTCTAACGGAAAATCTGCTGTAAAATTTGAGGTTGCCAAGTGTGAGAAGGCTTAGATTTTTGTCTTGTAATGTACGTGCATGCATGGTTTGGAGGATTGTGTTTTAGTTTCTCAAATTAATAAGAAAAGGGTTTTTATTTCCCATACACTTCATTCTAGCTGGGAACAACTTTTTTGTGGATTCCATTCATCACGTCGATCGCCATGCAGTGTGGTGTAATACACACAATGATATGCTGATAGCTCTCTTAATTAGTAGCATTTTTTTTCACACAGCTATACATGCCTTTTGCCAATATGCATACGTTCAAAAAGGCAATTTTCGTTATTGGTGTGTTATAACTTAGTTGATTAAGAATATTTATTCTTACACTAAAGGTTCATGTTTGATTTTTCCTTCCTCGCTTtcaattgtataaaaaaaagaaatgaaagttccttattatttttaaagaacttcttacatatttttatttgtatgtacTATATTATTTAAGAGAAAAGCTTTAACGACCTTCAAAAACTACTCTTTCACCGTTTTGCGTGATTGTTTGATGAATAACTAAAATACATTCTCACAACTATATATCGAAAACCACTTGATTCAGCATTGACACAATCTTTTTGAAATTCCAATAACTTTAAGAATCAGTCAATATATATTAGCATGCGTACATTCATACATGCATGTAAATTGTAATAGATGTAGGCTTGTAGCCTCCTTCAATACATATATATCTGTATACAACAGTCAGTGGTACAATATTTCAATTTGTTGAAATCTTTAATTCTTTTTGTTATGTGGGGATCGTAGAAATGGTGGAACATTTCAAAAGTCAGCGGCTTGGAAGCTACATGAATTAATTCCTTCAATAATCCTGCAAACTTACGTATATAGATCACTCACAAAACACGCTTCCACGTTGACTTTGAgcttatatatattaaaaaaaaaaaattgttattggcactttaaatttctcattctaaactccaaactttctatacttagaaagaaaaatacacttgtgaagagtgtagaatgagatttttggagtgccaataacacttccctaaaaaAAACCATTGAATGTTTTGAGCTTCGGGATGCCCTATTTTTTGTATGATATcggtttatttgtttttagggTAAATCTTAGTTTAGTACCCTaagtttcatggttttcaacatttgatatatgaagttttttttcgtcccagagtcatacttaaagtgttaattttgggacaatctcaATACATTCGTTAGTCTGACTGTTAAATCtaccgttaactgatgacgtggtgtTATGAACAATGACTGGACACCATATGTTATTAAGGTCCAcgtagaaattaaaaattaaatttttttttttggtcgtcTTCTACCTCCCCCCACCTTCCCTTCCTCCCTTATCCCTCCATTCTCTCCTCTGCACCAAACCACCAAaccctcctctcctctcctctcctcttcgaCTCGTTATACATCCACCCTTCCCCCTCCATCTTCGACTCCATCCACCCTAATCACCAAaatctttcaattttcaaaatattgagCAACGGTTTCTTGAAATGCGAACATGTAGAGGCTTCACCACCGCCGCAATAGATCCAGTTATCGGCATATCTGTTTTCTCAGGTTTTTCCGTCCCTTTTGGGTACTTAAATTTCCTGCCAATGTCTCAGCCTTTCCCTGCAAATACCTCAAAACCGACGGAGACCACGAAGAATTCTTACACAAACCTTGGATCTCCTTCATGAACATccaataatttgattgcaaaagCAAAACCACCAATTGCCagaatccaaaattaaaattaccaAAAGCCAAATCTTCTAGGCCTCACAACTGCCTCCTGCAAATCCTACTTCAAACTGAAAAATTCAAGCAAAACCCAATTACCCAACTGCCACCTGCAAATCAaactaaaaattcaaacaaaattcaaTTACCCAACAACTTCTGCCAATCATAAACTCAAAATTGGGCATGTGGGAGGACAGAAGAACTCGTGAGCTTGTTCACTTTGTGAACCTTCTCGTTGCAAGCCTAGCACAGCGTTGTCCCGTCGACACAGCAAAGGACACCACCACCTCTCTGAGCACCCCCATTTAGTCTGGAGTTTTGCTGTGACAGTTGTGTGCTCTACTGCACCGTCACCAAGCTCGCCCTCAAATGCGACCGTAGATCCGTCAACGTTGGCGACGAGGAAATGTGGGTTCGGCTATTTGACGAGGAGGAAGGCTAATTGGATGCTCACGGTGGTGATTTGATGAGGAAAGGTGGGTCCGGCTAATCTGGAAGAAGAGGTGGCCAGAGGTTGAGGTAGGAGGGGAAGGTTGGGTGGGAcgcagaggagagaagggaggagGGGATTAGGGACGAATGGGCGGATTGAACTTCCCCTGGGAGGAAGACGTGTAAcaaaagagattttttttttttttttgacaaaataatgtttttgtttttatttttaatgatcACATGGACCCCTTAATGACATGTGGAGTCCAGTCATTATCCACATGGGtgtcacgtcatcagttaacgggagacttaacagtcagactaacggatgtatgaaattgtcgcaaaattaacactttaggtatgattctagaacgaaaaaaacttcatgtaccaaagatagtaaactgagatttacccttATTTTTAATACAACAATAGATTTAGgatatttgtttattaattttaactTCTTATAAACAACTAGACCAGCTGTCTGATCGACATCGCCACCATACTATTATATCTAGGTTTTTCTCAACCAATTGATCGTAGAATTCGTATAAGTAGATGGTTTTCATGGATGTATAGTAGTACACTTATATACACATTCATGACTTGGCGTACAATTAACATCATTATCTTTTACAAGAAACCTAAGCTCACAGGACATACAACTAAACCTAGCCCAATATGTAGAAAAATCCTAACCGGATTCTCCTATTCTAAACTGGGCGACGTTACAAAAATGAGTTTGGAACGCAAGAGTATGAAACATTGCTTGGAGAGACCTTTTGTAAGAACATTAGCGGGCTGATCAATGGATGGAATAAAATGGGCCTTAGGAGTGACATATAAGTTAAACGTATTATGTGAAAAAACGATAGTCTAATTCAATATGATTGGTTCAagcatgaaaaacaggattggttGCCATATAAGTAGTGCTCAAATTCTAGCAAAAGGGGAAAATCGGTGGTGGTGCTGGAGCACGGTACCCGGAAGTGAAACGGCGAGTATTCGGACAGCCAACCTAGTTGGCATCGACTAACCATGAAGAGTAAGAGGAGGCCCAGAAGGGCGTCGAAACACGATACCAAATTCCAGAAAACCTTTGATGTATCGAATAATACGTTTGGCAGCAATAAAATGAGTGATTGTAGGCTTTGACATAAACTAAGCAATGTAATTGACTGCAAAGGCAATGTCGGGACGTGTCAAAGTGAGGTATTGGAGTGAACCAAGTAAATGTCAAAATTCAGACGGGTTGGAAAGTGGCGTCCCAAAATTTTTATAACAAATCAAAATCAACTAGCAGAGAATGCAATTTCATGGAAAATAATTTGCAGTCCAAATATTCCTCAACATTACATGAACtacatccaattcaataactttgGAACTTCCTCCGTAACaaccaaccaaacagaaaaaacTTAGAATTTCCTCGTAATTTTTCTCAGAACTCTCCTTAATTTGGCCTTTACATTGGACTTTCCGGCACATCAATTCTCTGCTTAACACCTTATCTTCATGTATGAACATAAATTCTATCAAATATCATATGCATATATTCCTCAGCATGCTAATAACTAGCAGTTAAACTTCTGTCATGAACACAAGCCAAAACCCTCCCTTGCATTTCATAAACCTTCCCGTTAATCCGTTCGACTCCATTACACGATTCTTATCTTTCCATGTCTCGGCATCGCCTATGCATCTGCTTCTTCTGCTTGTCAACAGCATCTTCCTGGGTTCCCTCTTCTCCCTTCTCATATTCTGGTTGATCTTCCTTCCTAAAGAGCCGAAATTCTTCGTCACTAATTCCACTCTCACCCAATTCGATTTCACCAACGCCACCAACACTCTCCACTACAACCTCGCGCTCAACATCACCATCCGAAACCCCAACAGACGGGTTGGCTTTTACTACAACTGCATCGAAGCCATTGCTAACTATAGGTTGAAGAGGTTTGCTTTGGTGACATTAACTTCGACGCCAATTTACCAAGGCCACAAGAACACCACCGTCTTAAAACAAGTATTTCTTGAAGGGCAGGGGGAGGTGGTGTTTGGGCAAAATGACATCTCCAATTTTAACTCGGAGACTGCTGCCGGTGTATACAACATCGATATTCATCTTGCTGTAAAAGTAAGTGACAAGTTTGGCAAGTTGAAGACAAGCTATTACACGCCGTCACGGAAAATCAACTGCAAGCTGAAGGTTCCTTTGAATGTTAATGAAACCTCTGCTGGTGGTTTCAATATTACAAAGTGTGGGAATGTTAAAATCTTTTCTGATCCTGATACTTCAGGCTAAGTGTTTTTTAGAATTGTGCTTAAATTATATGAAGCAATTCCACTTATCACAGTGCTCAGCACATTGTCAAACAATTTTCATACGTTTGGATTGAATCCAATACCGAAAAATGTACACAACGTTGACAGTACAAGTTTTTAGTGATGGGAGCGATGATCATTTAGAGTATAGAGCTTTTTTACAATGCATCACGCATAAAATTTAACCTAAAAATGATTCAGGTTCAAACTTAAAGAAGACAGCATCTTGCGTTTCCAAGTAGCGTTACTGTCACACACACTGAATAATTTCTCAACGTTATATTATTCCCAAGGACCAAAAAGTCATCACAACTAATTCTCAAATCGCTGTCACGTAAACCTTTTCCCTCAACTCAACCCTTCATTCACGTCTTTGATTGTGCAGTCTCTCATAACAACTAACTCTCAAGTCGTCACAACTACTTCTCAAATCGCAGTCTCCCACAGCTTCCAACATAACTACCAGAAACTACTTCAAGCATCGAAAACCCTCTTCCTCCACGTGCTTCTGCATAGAAGAAATTTAGCTAATTATATCAGCAAAACAGAAGGTATTTCGATTCTTTAGGCGACTAGCGACACCCAGATTGAACAACCTCGGAAGTTCCTCCAGACCAGAAGGACTCTTTGGAAGTTCCTCTCGACATTTTTAACAAAGTAAATTGCTAGATATACATACCTTTCTGTCAATGGCTGGCAGCGGTCAATTAACTAGCTAGTAATTAAGATCTTTCATATGTACAAAGCCGAAATCCACCCTTTCGTGTTATATACAAGACGATACCTCATATGCAACTCCATCTCATAccatttttcttgttctttctcTCGTGCAATGACTCCAAAGTGCGGCACACGCTGCGTCTACTTCGTCGGGCAGGCCTTCCTTTGCCTGTGCCTAACCACATTCATATTCTGGTTGATCTTCCTTCCcaaagagcctaaattcaccgTCTCCAATGCCTATCTAAGCCGATTCAACTTCACCAACACCGACAACACTCTCTTCTACAATCTCGCGCTCAACGTCACCATCCGAAACCCCAACAAAAGGGTTGGCATATACTACCGCCGCATCCTAGTCTTTGCCAACTACAAAAAAAAGAGGTTCGCTAATGTGACCTTGCCTTTGGAGCCATTTTACCAAGGCCACAAGAACACGACCAATTTAAACCATGTACTCGTTGAAGGTCAGCAGTTGGTGGCATTTGGGGAACACGACCTTTCTCAGTTTAACTCGGAGACTGCTGCCGGTGTTTATAGTATTGATGTGGAGATTTATCTTCGGGTAAAAGCCAGGTACGGCAAGGTCAAGACATCAGATTACGGTTCTAGCAACATCGACTGCAAGCTGAAGGTTCCTGTGAGTTCTAACAACACATCCGTGAGCGGTTTCAATCCCACAAAGTGCAGGAATGTTCATGTCCTTCGCGAATCCTAGAGACAAGCCACGGATTTGCGATTTTCGATCCAAAAAATATGACCCTTTTTCAACAAACTCATCCTTGATGTATCAAATTGTCGTTGATAAATTCTTGTATGATTAATTGTGATAATTTTTTAACTCAGCAGCTTCCTCTAGAATTGCTTCTAAGTGCATTTTCAAGAAGCACTTGATTTTTtagaaacttaaaaacacatgTGCTTCTAACAAAAGCAACTCCAGCAAAAGTACTTCCGAGCATTACTTCCAACATAAGCACTCTCAAAAGGCCCGTGGCTACATTTATGCAATTTTTCATACTACGGAAAGAGGCTTCAAACTTGATTGTAGAAGGGAAGAACACCGCTCTAACCGACTTGACTACGCAGATTAGCAACAAATGGAAACCAGCTAAGGGGCTGGAAACTGGTTCCAATCAGTAACTTTGGAAATTCCCCCTAACCCAAAAAAGTTCCTTGGAAGTTCCACTATTTAATCATTTAAATTAGACAAAGCCAAAAAGTACCCTTTATTGTGCTGTATATTTTTCCATCTCTCACTGCACttgcttcttttttctctcaGCCATGTCTGGAGGAGGTTGTGCAACACCTTTCTCTGCCTACTCTGCAACACCTTTCTCTGCCTAACCCATTATCTGCTACATCTTAACTTCCGATGAGCCCAAAGTCACCATCACCACCGCCTCTCTGACCCAATTCAGCTCCACCGGCACCGACACCAGAAACATTACTCTCAACTACAACCTTGCACTCAAGTCATTGCTAACTATAGAAAAGAACAGGTTTGCTATGGTGAATTTAACTTTGGCACCATTTTACCAAGGCCACCAGAACACGAGCATTTGTATGCAGTTCTTTAAGGGCAGCGGTTGGTGGTGTTTGACGAAAGTGACTTTTCCCAGTTTAATTTGGAAACTGCTACAGCCGTTTATAGTATCGGTGTGCAGCTTGCTCTTCGGGAAAGAGCTGGGTAAATGAATTCCAAGACAACCAGGTACCCATCTAGCAGAATAGACTGCAAGCTGCAGGTTCCTTTAAGTCCTAATGAAACATCCGCTTGTGCTTTTTCAAGGCCACAATGTGCAGGAATGTTCATATCTTAACAGATCCCGTAGACTACACAGAGCCCTGAGATGTACGGTACAGTGCAAAAAATCATAATAACAGGACGCGTTTTAACGTAGTCATACAGAGAAGTAAAAGAAACATGTAAAGATCTAAGTGCAGAGCGGAATATGTAATGGCAGTGAAGCCTCACTAGGGCTCTAAGTGCAGAGAGGAACACTCAGTTGCTGCAGGTGGGAGAAGCCGCCACAGGTTCTTTTAACCTAAATACTGATGGGCGGTCGACGAAAGTTGGGGCTACAGTTCGAAATGAATATAACATATTTGGCTACTGTACTATGGGGAGTTCAAGCAGTGCTTAATTTTTGTTGACGGTTAGCTATACTCTTGAGCAATAATGTGTGCAGTGAGAGGAGGTAAACTAGTCAAAGATGTCATGAGGTTGATCCTTGCTCAAGCTGATGTGAGGAATAAATTAAGGATGTAATTCCAACGTTTTATTTAAACAAATGGTTATTCTCATCTAGCAAGGAGTAGATGTACAAAATCAATCCACAAAGCATGAAAAATCTCTAATCTAATCTCGACTAAACAGGTAATGAAGTAAACTTTTCATCCACGTTGATTACAACTCGACCCTACATTTGTGTTGGAGAACATAAAAATGCCTCAACATGTTGATGGTCATCCCTAGAATTTAAGCATACACTAATTCAGTCATCTTACAATCAGTTAAAACTTGAAATAATGCCATAATCCATTGAATTGTGGAAGTAGAGGAGCTCACCTGTTCAAGCAAGGGGGTGATAAATGATACCAAACCCATGCACCATATTCAGTCTGGTAGTCATATAGAAGTACCATAAGCGGCTTCAACCCAAAATTATCCCAAAATTAACCGCACTACAAAAACAAAGACATGGTGAAATAAAATGGAATATTATCAAGGACAGTACCtaacaaattgaaaacaaagCGCATAAGCTAAAACGAAATAATCTTCAGTATATGAAAATTTTCCTTTGAATATTATGAATCAAACACAAGCCTGAAATAAACAGACaaaattgattttcaaaacaATAAGTAAATTTACATTTGCTCAGCACGCATAATCTTGTACGGAAAATAAGGGGCTTCCCCTTTCATATTTTTATGAGGATGATAGGAATAATGAAGTTCTGCCATGTACCTTATTGTACAATCACGCTTAACAAATATTTCAACAGGCATCAATGCAGTCAGCAGGACTTCTAGTCTTCTATTCATAATCGAATTGTACCTCTACATGCAGATATTTTCTCATCAGCCAGACAATGGAAGAGGTGAAGCTTGCTAAAACTCGGCACTCTTCATGGGATTTGGCTTCTGAAACTACCCCAAAAATGACTAACTTCTTCAAATTAGGGCATCTTTCTAGAAATCCAGCTACCCAGTCTGAGAAGAGCTCACTGATTATAGTCCATCCAAGTTCTAACACAACCACATTCTCCAAATGCGATGACCCCTGCAAGCCACAAACATCTTTTAAGTCATAACTTAATGATAAGTGGCTTAACTGAGGGAAGCAAGAAGAAACAGTCTCCAAATCCACAACCCCATCCTCATCATCAAATACAACACCCCAGAGCCGAAGCCTCTTTAAATTTGACGATTTTGAGATCATGTTATAGAACTTTGGCCACATGATAGTGAAGCTGCTAACATCCACAATCTGAAGATTCTCTGTGTTATCACCAATATCAAGATGGAGGACACTAACATCATCGATCTTCAAAACTCTCAGTGACCCCTTACCAATAAGCTCAAAAAGCTCGAGGGTACAATCTTTCAGGTGCAGATTCTCAATGCTATCAGCCTCGAGTATGAACTTATCCAAACTGACAGCTTCCACATAGATATCTTTAAGAGAAGGACTATTAAGTTCCATGGTTGCCTGTGCATCCGACATGGCAATATCAGGATTAATAAGAG
Coding sequences:
- the LOC137712602 gene encoding NDR1/HIN1-like protein 3 yields the protein MLKKCCCCFCIIVVVLGALSLTACFAVRQFSPSKSIIYQVTDASLTQFNLTATNNTILYNLSLNMTVQNRNKWNDFHYEHFEAVPSYKNQGLSKSILEPFGVAHRDTYDLNPLFKGLRPVTALTNEEASNFRNSTVFDITLKIYFKYWTKIAVYKDEKELQMACYVKVPLSSSGKPAENFQSTKCDKADH
- the LOC137711889 gene encoding NDR1/HIN1-like protein 3 encodes the protein MACNWKKCCCFCCILMIVFVIALGVAVIVVREYSPKRGIKYEVTDASLTQFNLTSDKILKFNLEVTINVENPNKRSDFHYEKFEAVASYKQDSLMSVSIDPFEVEHKDKHPVRALFKGEQKMSLPNDEVSKMKTSTVYDIVLKLKVKHWAKYATIKIHENMKMACNLKVHLNSNGKSAVKFEVAKCEKA
- the LOC137713333 gene encoding NDR1/HIN1-like protein 10, coding for MHLLLLLVNSIFLGSLFSLLIFWLIFLPKEPKFFVTNSTLTQFDFTNATNTLHYNLALNITIRNPNRRVGFYYNCIEAIANYRLKRFALVTLTSTPIYQGHKNTTVLKQVFLEGQGEVVFGQNDISNFNSETAAGVYNIDIHLAVKVSDKFGKLKTSYYTPSRKINCKLKVPLNVNETSAGGFNITKCGNVKIFSDPDTSG
- the LOC137711952 gene encoding NDR1/HIN1-like protein 10 is translated as MYKAEIHPFVLYTRRYLICNSISYHFSCSFSRAMTPKCGTRCVYFVGQAFLCLCLTTFIFWLIFLPKEPKFTVSNAYLSRFNFTNTDNTLFYNLALNVTIRNPNKRVGIYYRRILVFANYKKKRFANVTLPLEPFYQGHKNTTNLNHVLVEGQQLVAFGEHDLSQFNSETAAGVYSIDVEIYLRVKARYGKVKTSDYGSSNIDCKLKVPVSSNNTSVSGFNPTKCRNVHVLRES
- the LOC137711951 gene encoding F-box/LRR-repeat protein At1g67190-like; protein product: MEHLPVEVIGNILSRLKAARDVVIASATCKKWREAWRNHLHTLSFNSDDWSVYHDLTTSRLEILITQTIFQTTSLQCLSILMDDVDEFSAAPVIAWLMYTRDTLRQLHYNVRTTPIVNIIEKCSRQKLEVLALAYNSVTGVEPSYEKFPCLKSLSLSYVSISAWDLSLLLTACPKLQNLALINPDIAMSDAQATMELNSPSLKDIYVEAVSLDKFILEADSIENLHLKDCTLELFELIGKGSLRVLKIDDVSVLHLDIGDNTENLQIVDVSSFTIMWPKFYNMISKSSNLKRLRLWGVVFDDEDGVVDLETVSSCFPQLSHLSLSYDLKDVCGLQGSSHLENVVVLELGWTIISELFSDWVAGFLERCPNLKKLVIFGVVSEAKSHEECRVLASFTSSIVWLMRKYLHVEVQFDYE